A window of the Juglans microcarpa x Juglans regia isolate MS1-56 chromosome 5D, Jm3101_v1.0, whole genome shotgun sequence genome harbors these coding sequences:
- the LOC121264374 gene encoding cysteine-rich receptor-like protein kinase 10 — MFLGFLQLRSSSFNFFVSVFVFISLPISFVSQTITEAAATYMHHDCLNAITTPDTTYRFNLNHLLAYLSSNATRITGFYNATASSGTSEDTVYGMFLCRGDLPADACHDCVSGATKDLVQRCPEKEGAVGYYEECTLRYSSRYIFSSSAVDPSAFISGNKSISEAIPLGELLRATFNELASGISDLGPGAKKFGTKETRLTASRTVYTLVQCTPDLTGFDCNRCLRIAMSYLPDCCGGKESASVLFPSCTVRYDVHPFYLSVNASGARPTPLVPPPPGKSRISSLTIIAIVASISVSAVLFAMSYCFLSKRAKTKYIQEGNGKESGAPDNITTVESLQFSFATIEAATEGFSVNNRLGEGGFGAVYVGTLTNGQRIAVKRLSKSSKQGGDEFKNEVVLVAKLQHRNLARLVGFCLEGEEKILVYEFVPNKSLDYFLYDPERQGQLDWSRRYKIIVGIARGILYLHEDSRLRIIHRDLKASNILLDGDMNPKISDFGMAKIFGVDQTQGKTRRIAGTFGYMSPEYAMLGKFSVKSDMYSFGVLILEILSGKKISSFSQSDGAGHLLSYAWKHWRDGTPLELLDPSLGDSYSINEVTRCLHFGLLCVQDDPADRPTIASVVLMLYSYSVALPSPNQPAYWLHSRTEQKLPLKEPEVDQSTSKSISCTVNRVSVTELYPR, encoded by the exons ATGTTTCTGGGCTTTTTGCAGTTGCGCTCCTCCTCCTTCAACTTCTTCGTTAGCGTTTTTGTATTTATCTCTTTGCCGATCAGTTTCGTAAGTCAAACAATAACCGAAGCGGCTGCAACTTACATGCACCATGATTGCTTAAACGCCATCACCACCCCCGACACCACGTACCGATTTAACCTCAATCACCTCCTCGCTTATCTCTCATCTAACGCCACCCGCATCACCGGATTCTACAACGCCACCGCCTCCTCTGGAACCTCCGAGGACACCGTCTATGGCATGTTCCTCTGTCGCGGTGACCTCCCCGCCGACGCCTGCCACGACTGTGTTTCCGGCGCAACCAAAGACCTTGTTCAGCGCTGCCCCGAGAAGGAAGGGGCCGTTGGTTATTACGAGGAATGCACGCTACGCTACTCTAGCCGGTATATCTTCTCCAGTTCGGCCGTCGACCCGTCCGCTTTCATCTCGGGCAATAAGAGTATTTCGGAGGCAATCCCGCTTGGCGAGCTTCTCAGGGCAACATTCAACGAGTTGGCAAGCGGCATCTCAGATCTTGGGCCTGGGGCCAAGAAGTTTGGAACGAAAGAAACGAGACTCACAGCATCACGAACCGTGTACACCCTTGTGCAGTGCACGCCGGATCTGACGGGTTTCGATTGCAATAGGTGTCTTCGTATAGCGATGTCGTATTTGCCGGATTGCTGTGGTGGAAAGGAAAGTGCCTCAGTTCTCTTTCCCAGCTGCACAGTTAGGTACGATGTGCACCCGTTTTACTTGAGTGTAAACGCATCGGGGGCAAGGCCCACTCCACTTGTGCCTCCGCCACCTG GAAAAAGTCGAATCTCATCACTGACTATTATTGCCATTGTTGCTTCTATTTCCGTCTCTGCGGTGCTATTCGCTATGAGCTACTGCTTCCTTAGTAAGAGAGCAAAAACAAAGTACATACAGGAGGGAAATGGTAAAGAAAGTGGAGCTCCGGATAATATTACCACTGTAGAGTCCTTGCAATTTAGTTTTGCTACAATTGAAGCTGCAACAGAGGGATTCTCAGTGAATAACAGATTAGGTGAAGGCGGATTTGGTGCAGTTTATGTG GGTACACTTACTAATGGACAACGAATTGCTGTGAAGAGGTTATCGAAAAGTTCCAAGCAAGGaggagatgaatttaaaaacGAGGTTGTATTGGTAGCCAAGCTTCAACACAGAAATCTTGCAAGGCTAGTGGGATTTTGTTTGGAAGGAGAGGAGAAGATACTTGTCTACGAATTTGTTCCCAACAAAAGTCTTGACTATTTTCTTTATG ACCCTGAAAGGCAAGGACAACTGGACTGGTCTAGGCGTTACAAGATTATCGTAGGGATTGCTCGAGGAATTCTTTATCTTCACGAAGATTCTCGGCTTAGAATCATACATCGCGATCTTAAAGCCAGTAACATTTTGCTAGATGGGGATATGAATCCTAAAATCTCTGATTTTGGCATGGCGAAGATTTTTGGAGTCGATCAAACACAGGGAAAGACCCGTAGGATTGCCGGCACATT CGGTTACATGTCTCCAGAATATGCCATGCTTGGAAAATTCTCCGTAAAGTCTGACATGTATAGTTTTGGAGTCTTAATTCTGGAGATTTTAAGTGGCAAGAAGATCAGTTCTTTCTCTCAATCAGATGGTGCTGGACACCTGTTGAGCTAT GCATGGAAACATTGGAGAGATGGGACACCATTGGAGTTGTTGGATCCATCCTTGGGAGATTCTTACTCGATAAATGAAGTCACTAGATGTCTCCATTTTGGACTACTTTGTGTACAGGATGATCCAGCCGACAGGCCGACAATAGCATCGGTAGTTCTAATGCTATACAGTTACTCGGTTGCTTTGCCATCGCCTAATCAACCAGCGTATTGGCTTCATAGTCGAACAGAGCAAAAACTGCCATTAAAGGAGCCGGAGGTGGATCAATCCACAAGCAAATCAATATCATGCACTGTCAACAGAGTATCGGTTACTGAACTGTATCCTCGATAG